A segment of the Branchiostoma floridae strain S238N-H82 chromosome 10, Bfl_VNyyK, whole genome shotgun sequence genome:
AATGGCCAtattgaaaagaaaatctcTGAGAATTGTATAGAGCAGAATTGAAACTTGCCACCCAGCACGAGTTGACAGGGAATCACAAAATGTCATCCCAAGCCTTTGACCTTCGCCAAGAGAATATTGCGACTGTATCGAACACGTGGTTTTACGGACACGTGACTCAACGGCTCAGTGACGTCATGATATAAAAACacgaaacaaaagaagaagtttTCGACACAGAAACTGATTCACCAAATGTGATGTGAGGCTATGACTACTGCCTTCTTCAAAATGAATGACCCAATCACAGAGGACACGTGACCGGAGTGGGTCAATGGTGACGGCCTGTTGTTGTCATGGTTACGGTGCTGAGGCCAAGACGCGATGTTAAGGAAGTCTTGGAATCTATACACCTTCAACGAGGCATCACTACGTGCCATGCAAGGTCCCTCGACACGAATGCAAGAATACAAGCGACTTTACTAGGGTGAATGCATTGAAGCTTCATCTAAAAGACGACTGAGTATTTCACCGGTTTGTGTTTTTATCACAGGATTGAAGTTTGATCCTCACCAAAGATTTTAGCAATATTCTTTCTGATCACTGAACTCATACAATTGAGACAATAAGGctggttttattttattttgtattttgtcgaTTGTTGGTGGGTTACGTGTAAGAGGTCGCAAACGAAGCAAAATACTTGgagaaatgttataaaacagattttCGAGAGCTTCGAGTGTGATGTTGTTATATGAAATGGAGGGAAAGGGCTATGCAAGATAGGAATGATACAGCaagtacattgttttttttgtctgaaaccaaagaacaagaaaaattATAGACGTCGGTTCAGGATAAATGAGCAAAAATCAATGTATTTCGTAAAATTTAATGAACACAGAGCGAAGACCTCTTGAACTTTACTTTAAACTATATCTTTTCACTAAAATACGATGAGTTTTATCTAACttgatacattgtatctgtttaCACGGATTGAGTTATTTGATACTTAATCTGATACTTATATTTTCAACGAAAGCCTCCAAACTgctacagatttttttatctttaaatCTGAACAAGAGAATAAATCATATGTTCAGAAATGCCTTTATAAAGTGACCTGATAAACCTCGGAATATTTGATGTGTATAAATCCTTTGTTGAATATAGTCTGACATATAACATCATATGTTAGTGTTATATATGTTAGTATATGACATCAATTGTTATATGCCAACTTTgtacaaaacaataaatgttTTTACTCAATATATGAGTCGGCTGGTGCCTTTTCACTATCTATGGTAAATGTGTTAACCTTTAGTAGCGTGACTTTCTTGCGTTTTAtcttattgaaaaaaaagctcCGTGCATATTTTCATTGATGGACAACAGAATTTAAGCTCCTCCTAAACTACCAGAGAGTTGGGAGGGAGGGTGGAGGAGAAAGAAAGagtgagagagggagaaagggaaggagaaaaaaaggaaataagatagaaaggaagaaaaagaaagaaagaaagaaaaagaaagaatgaaaaagaaagaaaaagaaagaaagaaaaagaaagaatgaaaaagaaagaaaaaaaagaaagaaaaataaagaaagtaagtaagtaagaaaGTAAGAAATAGAGGGATTagtgtgcggcgacaggaattctaggttaTATGCCAGAGTTAAAGGCCCCGTAATGTTTTGACTTGCACTGTTGCACAACACtgccagacgggttttgttttctgtttaggggcctttacctttgacataataCCTAGAATTCGTGTGCCACGTGAAAACACAACAagagaaataagaaaaaaaaactattgaaagaaagaaagaacaaaaggCTGTCGGATAATATTCAATGAATCAGAGGACATCTCTAGCATCTAAGGTGCCAAATGCAACTAAAAATACAGCAATTCTGTAGGCGGAACATACTACACACTTATGGGTAAGCAGGCATCAATTGACCTTTCACCCTAGAgccagtcacctttcacccctatctgctccagacagacgcttgcaggaggattgtgcggaggtaatGATCGTCATTGGAAGCAGGTAACAACGAGATACTTAAAATATGACTGTATTATTATGAACTAGAGAAGGTAGAGGTTACTTCTGTGGTATGTGGGCTACATTAGAcagaaatgtaagacttttcGGGGTGACGAAAatgtgggtggggaggggggcatcttaaCTGGTACCTTTGCGGGAACAAAGGAaagcatattgtttttgctccattTCTTCTACTTCCTCTTCTTATTTTCCCAACAAATGAGGTAAACCTGGACCAGACAGCTAGCGCCGTggttaacaaacaaataacaaacagGCAAggcagctgtcaccatggttactggaggtgtaacagacaccctgtggtgtttggtTATATGTAGCAAGTATAAGCAAGGACTGGATTATGAATGCGTTCGCCAAATACATAGAAGGCACGAGAAGGTTTGCCGAGCAGGTCTAAAACACCCCAAACACGCATATGCAAAGTACCAGAGTACAAGCACCAGCGAGGTCAACAAATCTAAGAGCACCCAGCAGAaaaagcaccaagagaccatgaaatagacgttaaacaaggacaacaacaacaacgtaaGACTAAACAAATCTTGTTTAAATTGGCTACCTGACAGGCGACCGACATATCTACTCAGATGCCGCCGGGGTCATTTAGGTCATTGGGAGAGTCTGCTGTAAATAGAACTAGCCAATGCGACTCcgcaaggaaaaaaaaagtattttactTGTAATGCATAGTGTTGTTTTTCTACGTATAAAATACGTTTTTCCTTGCGGAGTTGAACTTTTGCGACGGGTGATCTGTTATGAGTTGTATACAATCAAAATGGACCAAGCTGTAAATTTTCCTGTCACTTTAGAGTGACCGTGACTAGTTTATTCgaaacatatatattttttaactGCAAAGCACGACAAACAGAAGAACAAAACAACACCGTTAACTTCTTGAACAAGTTAAACTgtaaattccaacacaaaaattggactcacccaaatttttcaCCGTTAATAGTTTTTTTTGCCGGTGCATAACACCGGCTTAGAAGCGAAAGAAGCCGTTCATTCAacggtttggtttgcatggatgcatggatggatcaGTTAAATTAACCAAACTATtcttatagcccttctatacgcacTATTATGCAATGGAGTTAGTGTCCGAGCGGTCTACGCGCTGGGTGgatatagcgatttgcttttgctttttctttgttagacaaatcccatgtaatgttttttttaatagaagacagaccaattcagaaattcgatgtttaaaaactcttttttcatgtgattttgtttaacatccaggctttttccaaaatacacaccggccagcttttttcagaagctttcatgttagttaaacatttattttttgcttgCAATCATCTAGATTTAACTGGTCTACTTATTCTTTTCTAATGTTTTTCTATTTCATTAGGTTTGACATGGCAGAAGCAAATAGtaggtctcctactgctgttctccagaacgtctgtgatgggtctcctactgggGTTTTGTGTGTCAGGGATGCAAGCACAGCCACTTCGGCCAGTCAACCGCAATCAGACACCGATGCAAAACCCTACATATGCGatgagtgtggatacaggacggctcgAAAATCTGACTTATCTCAACATATcagaactcatactggagaaaaagcctacaagtgtgaccagtgtgactattctgctgcacataaatccGACTTGAGCCGACATCTAACCATGCATACTGGTGAAAAgtcctacatgtgtggggagtgtgggtacagggcagctcggaAATTTTATTTATCCGAACACATGAGaattcataccggtgaaaaaccctacaagtgtgaccagtgtgactattctacttcacgaaaattcagtttggaccaacatctagtcaaacatactggtgaaaaaccctattcgtgtgaccagtgtgactattctgctgcaagaAAGTCCACCTTCAAGCAACATCTAGCCAAGCAcgctggtgataagccctacatgtgtggggagtgtgggtacaggtcaaCTCTGaagtctaccttatcccgacatatgaaaactcataccGGTTacaaaccttacagatgtgaccagtgtgactattctactgcgcAAAAAGCCAACTTGGAcagacatctagccaaacacaccggtgataaaccctacatgtgtggggactgtgggtacaggacagcttggcAGTCTGaattatcccgacatatgagaactcatactggtgaaaagccctacaagtgtgaccagtgtgactattctgcagcacataaAGCCAACTTGGTTAGTCACCAAGCAAAGCACACAGGAGATAAATCCTACATGTGTGGGTAGCGTGGGTACAGGACACCTCTAAAGTCTGACTTAGTAAActatatgagaacccatactgggTAACCGCACAAacgtgaccagtgtgactattctgctgcacagatgTCCAACTTGAAcaaacatctagccaaacacacgatgagaagccctacatgtgtgggtacagagcagctcATCAAAAGTGTCACTTATCCAATCATATGAGAACTCAAACCGGtgaaaaccctacaaatgtgaccagtgtgactattctgcagcaaaaaAATCCAACTTGAAcatactttgtaaaaaaaacactacatgtgtGAGGATTATGATTTCGGGACACCTAAGAAACCTCCTTTCTCCGAACGGATATCGTACCAGTGTTGTATGTTGCCTGGATTTAGTAAACACTCATGGTAAACTCTGATTGCGTAAGGTCAAACCTGATGAAACATATTAAAAGAATGGTAGAATTCTCATATTTCCGGAAAGCGAATTTGACTTGACTTATGTTGGGTGTCGCGCCTCCCCTGCCACCCGAACGATTGTAGTAGCCCAGAAGACTCTGTTGAGCATCGCCATCCTCCAGACCCGACTCAGAACATCTCCCTTCTCAGAACAGCTAATTTATTACACTTAAAAGGTGTTAAATTTTTTTATAATGATTCAGTGCTGAAAATTTACTGAATTTTGTGGTACTCTTTTTTTCCTCCTCTTAggaaaaaaataggagcgagtaAACTGAAATTATACAACATTCTTGTTATTAGTGAGAACTTTAGAATGACGTATACTTTTATTAAGACCTATTTCAAACTGGCGTGCCCTTATGTAAACTACAGCGCAATCCAAGCATCCAGTGCGTGCCGGCGAAGCCGTAGTCTGTCTGTATAACTATTGTTATCgttatattttttattgttataAACATATTAATGAATCATTGTTAAACATGTTGCTCACAAAGTTTGCTATTTATAAGATTCAAATCAGGCTACAAGGAGGACTGTTATGCGTATTGTCTATTAAaccagtatactgtaaatactgtaacgttatacggaATAAAACAGCCATGTGATAATAATTCGACGCCTGTAGTTCTATTCCAATATTCGAGAATAAACCATACTAATTTGTGCATATGCTGTGATGATGTGatcagtaattgccccaggtacagcatatggcctccttcggtcaatattgaccatggta
Coding sequences within it:
- the LOC118424862 gene encoding zinc finger protein 525-like, with the protein product MIVIGSRFDMAEANSRSPTAVLQNVCDGSPTGVLCVRDASTATSASQPQSDTDAKPYICDECGYRTARKSDLSQHIRTHTGEKAYKCDQCDYSAAHKSDLSRHLTMHTGEKSYMCGECGYRAARKFYLSEHMRIHTGEKPYKCDQCDYSTSRKFSLDQHLVKHTGEKPYSCDQCDYSAARKSTFKQHLAKHAGDKPYMCGECGYRSTLKSTLSRHMKTHTGYKPYRCDQCDYSTAQKANLDRHLAKHTGDKPYMCGDCGYRTAWQSELSRHMRTHTGEKPYKCDQCDYSAAHKANLVSHQAKHTGDKSYMCG